The Actinomadura graeca nucleotide sequence GGCGGCGGCCTGGGCAAGGCCGACTGGCGTCGCCGCAACGTCGACACCCTCGTGGAGTCGCTGTCGGACCAGATCCACCGCACCAAGCCGTGGGTGCGGTTCGGCATCAGCCCCTTCGGGGTGTGGCGCAACAAGAGCACCGACCCCGCCGGGTCGGCGACCCGCGCGCTGCAGAGCTACGACGACATCTACGCCGACACCCGCACCTGGATCCGCGAGGGCTGGCTCGACTACGTCACCCCGCAGCTGTACTGGCCGATCGGCGACGAGCGCGCCGACTACGCCACCCTCGCCGAGTGGTGGTCCCGGCAGGTCGAGGGCACCGGCGTGCAGCTGACCATCGGGCAGGCCGCCTACCGCGTCGGCCAGGACGACACCTGGAAGAAGCCCGCCGAGCTGTCGCGCCATCTCACCCTGAACGCCCGGCACCCCCAGGTGCGCGGCGACGTGTTCTTCAGCGCCACCGACATCGTCTCCGACCGGCGCGGGTTCGCCGACCGGCTGCGCCGCGACCACTACGCCGCCCCCGCGATCCCCCCGCCCGCCCGCGACGGCGCGGGCAAGGCGCCGCCGCCCGTCCAGGACGTCGCCGCGGGCGCCGACGGCGGTGGCGTGCGGGTGCGCTGGCGGCCCTCGGAGGGCGCGGCGTCCTACGCGGTGTACCGGGTGGGCGGCCGGCGGCCCGGCTGCGCCCCCGTCGACCCGTCCGCACTCGTGGCCGACGTCCGCGGCGGCGCCATCATCGACCCCTCCGCCAAGCCCGGCCGCACCTACACCTACTACGTCACCGCCCTCGACCGCCTCCACCACGAGAGCGCCCCGGCACGTGGCGCAACGGTTACCGCCACCGGGGGATAATGATCTTGCTCCGCGGGCAGGAACCAGACACCTGAACGCCCCCCGGAGGTACGAGCATGGCGCTGTCGATGGAGGAGCAGCGGATCCTCATGCAGATCGAGGTCCGCCTGAGCGAGGACGATCCGCGGCTGGCCCATCGCCTCTCCAGGCTCGGCGAGGACCGCACCGGACACCGCGTCCGCGTGGTCGCCGTCGTCGTGGTCACCGCGATCGTCGTCCTGGCCGCCGTCGGCGGCGCGGTCGCCGCCGCGATGTCCTAGCGGGACCCCCGCGCACCGGCACGCCCGCCGCGCCCCGGACGCGCCCGGTGAACGCCGAGGCCCCGGCGAGATCAGATCTCGCCGGGGCCTCGACGCTGAGGCCGGTGTGGTGGTCGCCTCACGGCGAAAGGCACAACGGAGCTCCAGCCCGGACGGACCGGCGGTATTCCCCGAAGGCGTTGTGTAGAGCCCGGGGGACACATGCCACACCGACGCCCCCCAGCCTAGCGGCAACCGCGCCGTGCTCCCTCCACCGGTCCCCGTGTGTCACGATCACCTCACCTGAGAGTGAGGCCCACCTTGACCCGTGCACCGACCCGGTGGGCGGTGCGTCCTCTTATCTAGACCGACGCGGGAAAAGAAGGGAACTGCCCTGGATCGACCGTGGGCGGTGCGCGGAGGCGCCGCCGCGGCCGGGTGCGACCACCCTGTCCGCCGCCGACACGGGGAACTGCCGGCGCGGCCAGATCTGCGGGCATCGCCCCATGCCGCGTCGTCTGCGGGGAAGAAGCCTGTTGAGGGCCGCTGACCTGCGGAAACCACCAGAGGTGAGGAGACGGGGCATTGGGAACGAAGGAACTCGGCATCGACGGGTCCATCGAAGGGTCCATCGACGAGATCGACGAGATCGACGAGATCGACAGAGAAGGCCACCACCGCGCGGTGTGGGAACTGGCCGCGGAGACCCGCGCGGCCTCACGCGCGCGGGCCCTCACGGACCGGACGCTGCGGGCGTGGCGGGTGAGCCACCCCGCCGACATCGACGACATCGTGCTCATGGTCGACGAGCTGGTCACCAACGCGGTCGTCCACGGTACCGGCCCCGTCCGGCTCACATTGCGCCTGGACGGGCGGCGGATCGCCGGAGAGGTCGGCGACGGCAACCCCATGGCGCCCCCCGCGCCCGGAACCCCGCCGCACGTGCTGGACTGGGCCGAGGCCGGGCGCGGCCTGCTGCTGGTCGCCGCGCTCGCCACCGAGTTCGGCGCCCGCCCCGACGGCGCCGGCAAGACCGTGTGGTTCACCCGCCTCCTGGACCCCCTCGACAGCCGCCCCCTCACCGTCGGCGCCCCCGGGAACTGACCCCCGTACCCTGGCCCCCCTCCAGGACCCCCCACCGACGCGCCGAGGCCGCACCAGCCGCGGCGGAGCTCCCAGCCCGATCCGCCGCGTTCCCCCAAGCCCTCCGAGGGCCTCAGGCGCCACCCCACGCCGACGGGCCCATCTCAGGGCGGCGCGTCCTCCGCGCGTGACCCCGCGTCGAAGCCCACGTGCAGCGCGCGCCGGCCCGCGCGTTCCAGCCTGCTGTGGCGAACAGCGCACCTCTGTGCCGCATGCCCCACGGCGGGTGTCAGCACCGCACGTCAGCACCGCACGCCGGATGCAAGGGTCGGACGGCGGGCGGCAGATGGCGCAGGCCGGGCTCCGCCCGCCGGACGGCGCTCGCCGGACGCGGGTGCCGGACGGCGCTCGGTCACGCCTGCAGAGGGCAGCGGTCGACGAGCCACACGCCCTCGTCGTCCACCGACGGCGGCCACATGCCCTCGGCGGGCGGCTCGTCGGCGAGCCGGTCCAGATGCCACTCGATGTGCGCCAGCGGGCCGCGCCACCCCGCCAGCAGGTCCGCCAGCGGCCGCGGCGCGCCCGGCGGGCCGAACGGACGCGGGTCGGGCAGCTCCTGCTCCCACAGCGCGTCGTCGCAGTCGGCCACCCAGTGCGCCGCCGCCTCCAGCACCGCCTGCAGGTCGCGGGCCAGGTCGCCGAGCGAGCGCAGCGCCATCGCGTCCTGGATCATCCGCTCCCGCTCGCTGTAGGGAAGGTCGCGGTCGAACTCCGGCGGGAACGGCGGGCGGCGGCCCTCCAGCACCGGCTCCTCGTCGGTCGCCGCGGCCCGCACCGCCGCCAGCTGCCACCGCGTCCACTCCGCCAGATGCCCGAGGACGCCGCGCAGCGCCGCCGCGCCCTCCCCGCCCTCGCGCACCTCCGCGGCCGCCTCCCGCAGCCGGGACCGCACCGACGCCAGCCGGTCCAGCGTCCACGCCCGCGCACGCGCCGCGCCCGCCGGGCCCCGCGGCCCCGGCTCGGCCGGAGGACGCGGCATCGGCACCCGCAGCGCCGCCAGCAGGTCGTCCAGATCTCGGACCTCCGCGCCCCGCCCCGACAGGAACGCCGCCCCGACCCGGTCCAGCCGGAACATCCGCGGCCCCTCGCGCATCCGGCACCAGCCCACCAGGTACTCCCCGTACGGGGCGACGACCAGGCCGTGCGCCTCGACGTCACGGAAACTGCGCACGCCGCTCTGGTCGGTGTAGGCCAGCCGCACGATCCGCCGGGTGCGCACCGCCTCGGCCAGCGTGTCGTGCACCGGGCCCATCAGCGAGGCGACCTCGCCCAGCGCGGGCGGCGCGGGCACCCGCGGCAGCGCGTACCCGCCCTCGCCCGCCTCGGCGGGCAGCCCCCCGTGCGTGAGCAGCTCCAGATCGCGCCGCACGGTCCGCTCGCTCACCCCCAGCCGCTCGCCGAGCACCGACGGCTGCACCGGCGCGGGCGAGGCCGCGCGCAGCTCGGCGACGAGCGCCAGTAACCGGTCCACGCGATCCACACCACCATCGTGACCCGCGCCGCCGACATTATGCGGTGGCGCGAAGGTCTCAAACCCCTGCGGGCACGGCGCAGCACGCACTTCACCGCAGCACGCACTTCACCGCGCGGCGGCACAGCGCGGCGGCGGCGTGCGGCGCGGTCACCTGCCCGACAACTCCGCCGCGAGGCCCTCGAAGTCGGCCGCGGTGAGCGACAGGGCGCTGCCGATCGCCTGCGTCGCCTCCGCACTGCCCAGATGACGGGTCACGGCCCGGTCCAGGTAGGACTCCACGAGCCGCGCGCCGGTCAGCCGGCCGCGGCTGCGCAGCGCCCCCACCTCGCGGTTCACCACCACCCACGCGTCCGGCCCCAGCCGCAGCGACCGCTCCTCGGCCAGCACCCCCAGCAGCGCCGCGCGCGCGGCCGGGTCGGCCAGATCGGGCAGCCGCACCGCGCGCAGGTCGGTGACCAGCTCCGGCGACACCGCCGACAGCTCGCCCACCCGGTCCGGCTCGCACGTCGCCAGCAGCGCGGTGTCGTTGACGCCCTCCAGCCGCGCCCGGTACAGCACCGACGCATACGCCGGGCCCTGCGTCTCGTCCAGGATCAGCCCGTCCAGGCCGTCCAGCAGCAGGACGTGCCCGGCGTGCTCGTCCAGCGCGGCGCGCAGCCCCTCCGGGCCGTCCTCGCGCAGGTCCTCGGCGTGGACGCCGTGGACCTCCCCGCTGGAGGCATCCACCTCCGCCAGCGCGCGCGCCACCATCCGCGCCAGCCGGCGCTGCCCGCTGGAGGGCGCGCCGATCAGCAGCAGCGCCGGCGCCGACGCGCTGGACACCTCCTGCCCGCGCAGCCGCCTGGCCCACTTGCCGCGGCGCCGCACCTCCGTCACCACCCGGCCGATGTCGTCGGCGCCGCACAGGAACCGGATCCCGTACGCCTCGGCGACCTGCGCGCCCGGCTCGGGGACCCGCGCGGGCGGCGCCGGGGGCACCGGGCCGGGCACCGGCGCGGGCGGCACCGGCAGATCCGGCTGCGGCACCGGAGCCGCCGCGGGGCCGGGTGCGGGCGCGGGGTCGGCGGCCGGCCACGCCGGGCCCGGGTCGAGCTGGGTCTTGAACGCGTCGGTGTCCAGCTGCGTCGCCGGCTCCACCGGCCACACCGGGTCGGCCGCCGCGGCCGGGCCCTCCTCCACCACGGCCGTCGGCGGCGCCACCGGGACCGGGGGAGGAGGGGGAGGGGGAGGGGGAGGGGGCGGTTCGGCCGGCGCGGGAGCCTGCGGCCGCTGTGCCGCGGCGGGCGGCTCGGCGCGGGCCTGGAACGGGTCGCCCGGGGGCGCCGGGACCGGGACCGGCGGAGGGACGGGTGAGGGCACGGGCGGCGGGACCGGTGCCGGCACAGGCGGCATGGGCGGCGCGGACGCGACCGGCGGGACGGGCGGGACGGGCGGCGCCGCCGGGGGCTCCACCGGCGCGACCGCGGGCGGCGGGCCCGGCGGCCGCTGCTGCGGGTCGGGCACCGGCGCGACCGGCTGGTCGCCGGTGGCGCGCTCGGCCGCCATGTGCGCGCGCGCCGCCTTGATGATGTCCCAGGCCGACAGCTCGTCGGTGGACGGCGGGGAGTGCATCGCCGGGGACGTCAGCTCCGCCGCGACCGCCTGCGGCACCGCGAAGCCCGTCGACGGCGGCGGGACCTGCGCCAGCCGGCACCAGGTCAGCCCGAGGGTGTAGGTGGTGGCCAGCAGCGCGGCGAGCGCGTCGGGGTCGTCGCTGCGCAGCGCCTCGGGCAGCCGCCCGTCACGCGGCCACAGCGAACGCAGCGGGTTCGCCGGATCCGACAGCACCGCCTGCAGCGTCCGGGCGCTGTCTGGGTCCAGCCAGCGCTGCAGCGCCGCCAGCGCGTTCGGCGCGGCCTGCAGGTCGGCGGCCAGCACCGCGATCCCGGCGCGCCGCACCTCGTCGTGGCCGCGGCCCGCGGCCGCCGGCCGCCGCGGGCCCGTCAGCCCCGCGACGATCTGCTGCAGGTCGTACAGGGCCAGCCGCAGGTACTCACCGGGCGCGGTGTCGCGCACCATCGGCGTCGCGTGCTCGGCGGGGCAGCGGCGCCGCCATTCCTGCAGGATCGCCTCGGGCCCGTACCGGACGGTGGCCAGGTCCTGGTTGACCAGCCGCAGCGACGCCGCCGTCACCGCGGCGAGCGCGTCGGCGCCCGGCCGGAACCGCGGGTCGGCCTGCAGGCCCGCCGCCACCTCGTACATCACCCGCGCGATGTGCGCGGCGCCGCCGCCGTCGCCCGCGCCGAGCCGGTGGACGTAGTACCCGGCGAGCGTGCCGAAGTCGGGCGGCATCATCCAGTGCAGCTGCTCGGCCGAGGTCGTCAGGAACGGGATGAACGACTCGATCAGCGGGTGCTCGGTCAGCACCACCGGCGACCCCGCGCACCACAGCAGCGCGCCCCAGGCCGCGGCGACGGTGCTGGGCGTGCCCGGCTGGAACATCGGGTCGCGCTGGGCGAACTGCGCCGGGTTCACCGCGAGCGCGGTGGTGAGCGCCTGGGAGATCCGCGCGACCACGGCGGTGTCGGGGACGGCACCGAGGAACCCCAGCGGCGCGACCCGCCCGGCCGATAGGTCCGGCCCGGTGGGGAACAGCTGCGGCGGCACCGGCGGCGTGCCCGCGCCGCGCGGCGCGGGCACCGCGACCCGCCGGTCCTCGGCGTCCGCCGGGGGCGGGCAGGGATGCCAGCTGCCGTCCAGCCCGCACCGGTACCAGCGGCCCCACGCGCCGTACAGCCACCATTCCCCGGCGCCCCACAGCATCCGCGCGGCGATCTGCCCGGCGCGTTCCTGCGGCGGCGCGGTCTGCCACCACGGCGAGGCCACCAGCTCCCGCACGTTGCCCTCGACCGCCGCGAACAGGTCCCCGCTCGGCCCGCCTCCGGTTCCACCGGGTCCCGCCCCGGCCGCCTGCCAGCTCACCCGGCGAATAGTAGTCCTTGCGGACGGTATGCCCGGCCCCGCCCGGTGTTCCCGGGACGGCCGGGCCCGGCCGCACCCCTCGTCCCGTAAGGAGCGTTATGGCACGATGCTCATGATAAGGCGAAGGCCGGGCTGCGGAGGGGTGCGCGGGTGGCGGCGGACGGTGCGGCGCGGGCGCGCGCCGGGGGCGTGGGCCTGGTGCTGGTGTCCTCGGTGTGCTTCGGGGCCTCGGGGCCGTTCGGCAAGGCCCTCATCGAAGCGGGGCTCGCGCCGCTGCAGGCGGTGTGGCTGCGGATCGCGGTGGCGGCGGCCGTGCTGGTCCCGGCGGTGGCGCTGCTGCGCGGGCGGACCGCCGCGCGGGGCCTGCGCCCGCATCTCGGCCGGCTGGCGCTCAACGGGCTCACCGGCGTCGCCGGCTGCCAGGCGTGCTACTACGTCGCCGCGTCACGGCTGCCGGTCGGCGTCGCGATCCTGCTGGAGTTCAGCGGCCCGGTGCTGGTGCTGGCGTGGCTGCGGTTCGCGCGCCGTGCCCCCGTCCGCCGCACCGCCGTCGCGGGGGTGGCGGTCGCGATGACGGGCCTGGCGCTGGTCGTCCAGGTGTGGGCGGGCCTGGACCTCGACCCGGTCGGCCTCGCCGCCGGATGCGGCGCCGCCGCCTGCCAGGCGTGCTACTTCCTGTTCGTCGACGGCCTCGCCGGCCGGGTCGACCCCCTGGTCGTCACCGCGTCCGGACTGGCCGTCGCCACCGCCGCGCTGACCGTGCCCGCGGCGCCCTGGGCGCTGCCGTGGGAGGTGCTGCCCGCCTCGGTGCCCGTCGGCGGCCACGCCGCGCCCGGCTGGACGCTCCTCGCCTCGATCGCGCTGGTCAGCACCGTCCTGGCCTACCTCACCGGCGTCGCGGGCCTGCAGCGGCTGCCCGCGCAGGTCGGCGGGGCGATCTGCTACACCGAGGCCGTCGCCGCCACCCTCATCGCCTGGGCCGTCCTCGGCGAGCGCCTCACCCCGCTCCAGATGACGGGCGGCGCCATCGTGCTGACCGGCGCCTACATCGCCCAGCGCGCCGCGGGCGGGCGCCCGCCCGCGCATGCCGCCCACCGCGGCGCGCCCGACGAGGCGCCCGGGACCGCGGCCCCCGCACCCGGCCGCCGACCCCGGGCCCCAAGCCCCGAGGACACCAGGACCCCGGGCCCTGCGTCCCGGCGGATCAGGCGTTCTCCCTGCGGAACCGCCGAGCGCCGAGCGTCACCGACACCACCAGCAGCACCACCGTGACCAGCGCCCCCTCGGCGGCCGCCGCGCCGGCGTAGTCGCCGCGGAACGCTGCGCGCGCCGCGTCCACCACGTACCGCAACGGCGTGCACCGCGACACCGCGTCCAGCCAGCCGGGCGCCAGGCCCATCGGCAGCAGCACCCCCGACAGCAGCATCAGCGGCAGCGTCAGCGCCGACAGCAGCGGCGCGAACGCGTCCTCGCTGCGCGTCCGCAGCGCCAGCACGTACGACAGCGAGGCGATGCTCACCGACAGCGCCACCACGAACGCCAGGCCCGCGGCCACCCCCCACACCGGGGCGCGCAGCCCCAGCGCGAATCCCGCCGCCAGCAGCATCACCGCCTGGACGGCCAGCACCAGCGCGTCGCGCAGCACCCGGCCGAGCAGCAGCGCCGTCCGGCTCACCGGCGTGACCCGCAGCCGCTCCACCACGCCCGAGCGCAGGTCGGCGATCAGCCCGAACCCCACGAACCCGGCGCCGAACAGCGCGAGCTGGACCAGCACGCCGGGCACGAACACCTGCCAGGCGCCCCCGCCGAACCCGCGCACCCCCGCCAGCCCCGACAGCAGCGGCCCGAACAGCAGCAGGTACAGCAGCGGCTGCAGCACGCCGAACACGACGGCGACCCTGCTGCGAAGGGTCTGCCGCAGGCACCGCAGGAAGATCAGGCGGGTGTCGCGAACGACACGGGGAGGGGACGTCACATCGCTCCAGAAGGGCATCGCGCTACTCCAGGCAGTCCGGGATCGAGGGAAGGGCTGAGGGGTCTGAGGGGGCTGAGGGGTTCAGGCCGCGTCCCGCAGCGGGCGGCCGGTGACGGTGAGGAAGACGTCGTCGAGCGTGGGACGCGCCAGGCTCAGCGAGGACGGCTCCACCCCCGCCGCGTCCAGCGCGCGGACCAGGCCCGCCAGCTCCCGCCCGCCGTCGGCGACCGACAGCCGCACGACCCGCCCGGCGACCACGGCCTCCCGGACCGCAGGGCACCCCGACAGCGCGGCCCGCGCCCGCGCGGCCGCCGCCGCGTCGGCCACCTCCAGGACGACCACGTCCCCCGAGACGCGGCGCTTGAGGTCGGCGGGCGTGCCCTCGGCGACGATCCGGC carries:
- a CDS encoding glycoside hydrolase family 10 protein, which encodes MAWRVRTRIRVTAAAMTATLSAGALAGCGVAALGGTDDDRAGRAPVPAGARAECPGTPAPRDSKARQVRGMWIATVAGIDWPKDTAHPAERQRAEFVKLLDTAKAMNMNAVFVQIRPNSDAFYPSPYEPWSQWITGTQGKDPGYDVLAFMLKEAHERNLEFHAWFNPYRVSRQGDLDKLAPNSPARQHPDWVRKYGKGLWYDPGLPQVRDLTTRAVLDVVRKYDIDAVHFDDYFYPYPEDGDFPDAATYKTHGGGLGKADWRRRNVDTLVESLSDQIHRTKPWVRFGISPFGVWRNKSTDPAGSATRALQSYDDIYADTRTWIREGWLDYVTPQLYWPIGDERADYATLAEWWSRQVEGTGVQLTIGQAAYRVGQDDTWKKPAELSRHLTLNARHPQVRGDVFFSATDIVSDRRGFADRLRRDHYAAPAIPPPARDGAGKAPPPVQDVAAGADGGGVRVRWRPSEGAASYAVYRVGGRRPGCAPVDPSALVADVRGGAIIDPSAKPGRTYTYYVTALDRLHHESAPARGATVTATGG
- a CDS encoding DUF3040 domain-containing protein, which codes for MALSMEEQRILMQIEVRLSEDDPRLAHRLSRLGEDRTGHRVRVVAVVVVTAIVVLAAVGGAVAAAMS
- a CDS encoding ATP-binding protein, giving the protein MGTKELGIDGSIEGSIDEIDEIDEIDREGHHRAVWELAAETRAASRARALTDRTLRAWRVSHPADIDDIVLMVDELVTNAVVHGTGPVRLTLRLDGRRIAGEVGDGNPMAPPAPGTPPHVLDWAEAGRGLLLVAALATEFGARPDGAGKTVWFTRLLDPLDSRPLTVGAPGN
- a CDS encoding helix-turn-helix transcriptional regulator, coding for MDRVDRLLALVAELRAASPAPVQPSVLGERLGVSERTVRRDLELLTHGGLPAEAGEGGYALPRVPAPPALGEVASLMGPVHDTLAEAVRTRRIVRLAYTDQSGVRSFRDVEAHGLVVAPYGEYLVGWCRMREGPRMFRLDRVGAAFLSGRGAEVRDLDDLLAALRVPMPRPPAEPGPRGPAGAARARAWTLDRLASVRSRLREAAAEVREGGEGAAALRGVLGHLAEWTRWQLAAVRAAATDEEPVLEGRRPPFPPEFDRDLPYSERERMIQDAMALRSLGDLARDLQAVLEAAAHWVADCDDALWEQELPDPRPFGPPGAPRPLADLLAGWRGPLAHIEWHLDRLADEPPAEGMWPPSVDDEGVWLVDRCPLQA
- a CDS encoding EamA family transporter, with amino-acid sequence MAADGAARARAGGVGLVLVSSVCFGASGPFGKALIEAGLAPLQAVWLRIAVAAAVLVPAVALLRGRTAARGLRPHLGRLALNGLTGVAGCQACYYVAASRLPVGVAILLEFSGPVLVLAWLRFARRAPVRRTAVAGVAVAMTGLALVVQVWAGLDLDPVGLAAGCGAAACQACYFLFVDGLAGRVDPLVVTASGLAVATAALTVPAAPWALPWEVLPASVPVGGHAAPGWTLLASIALVSTVLAYLTGVAGLQRLPAQVGGAICYTEAVAATLIAWAVLGERLTPLQMTGGAIVLTGAYIAQRAAGGRPPAHAAHRGAPDEAPGTAAPAPGRRPRAPSPEDTRTPGPASRRIRRSPCGTAERRASPTPPAAPP
- a CDS encoding ABC transporter permease: MPFWSDVTSPPRVVRDTRLIFLRCLRQTLRSRVAVVFGVLQPLLYLLLFGPLLSGLAGVRGFGGGAWQVFVPGVLVQLALFGAGFVGFGLIADLRSGVVERLRVTPVSRTALLLGRVLRDALVLAVQAVMLLAAGFALGLRAPVWGVAAGLAFVVALSVSIASLSYVLALRTRSEDAFAPLLSALTLPLMLLSGVLLPMGLAPGWLDAVSRCTPLRYVVDAARAAFRGDYAGAAAAEGALVTVVLLVVSVTLGARRFRRENA